In Perca flavescens isolate YP-PL-M2 chromosome 7, PFLA_1.0, whole genome shotgun sequence, the following proteins share a genomic window:
- the ptpn1 gene encoding tyrosine-protein phosphatase non-receptor type 1 has translation MEAEFREIDDNGSWSAIYQEIRQQSCELPCKVAKLPENKNRNRYRDVSPFDHSRIYLQLGMNDYINASLITIDEAKRNYILTQGPLPNTCGNFWEMVWEQRSRGVVMLNRVIEKGSVKCAQYWPHREERDAIFEDTNFKLTLISEDIKSYYTVRQLELENLSTQETREILHFHYTTWPDFGVPESPASFLNFLFKVRESGCLNSDQGPVVVHCSAGIGRSGTFCLVDTCLLLMSIRKDPSSVSIRDVLLEMRRYRMGLIQTADQLRFSYLAVIEGAKYIKGDASLQEWKELSNEEDDPPEFTPPPPLPPPRDPHNCKVEPSFFPENVKIIQQMEIHSLGTSQESELRKRNVAAPQPPPAGAEQLDDHMGIVDHTSKAPTKSQQLETEEAVEQPKESSPVPGTWSPLLTNVCLCTALALSAYVCYRACFH, from the exons ATGGAAGCCGAGTTTCGGGAAATCGATGACAACGGGAGTTGGAGCGCCATTTATCAG GAGATTCGTCAGCAGTCATGTGAACTCCCTTGCAAGGTTGCCAAATTACCTGAAAACAAGAATCGGAATCGTTACAGAGATGTTAGCCCAT TTGACCACAGCAGAATATATCTGCAGCTGGGTATGAATGACTACATTAATGCCAGCCTGATAACAATAGATGAGGCAAAGAGGAACTACATCCTCACTCAG GGACCCCTTCCAAATACATGTGGCAACTTCTGGGAGATGGTGTGGGAGCAGAGGTCCCGCGGTGTGGTGATGCTGAACCGAGTCATAGAGAAAGGATCT GTGAAATGTGCCCAATATTGGccacacagagaggagagagatgctaTCTTTGAAGATACCAATTTCAAGCTCACCCTCATCTCAGAAGACATCAAATCTTACTACACAGTCCGTCAGCTGGAGTTGGAAAATCTGTCT ACTCAAGAGACTCGTGagattttacattttcactACACCACTTGGCCTGACTTTGGGGTACCGGAGTCTCCTGCCTCCTTCCTTAATTTCCTGTTCAAGGTGCGGGAGTCGGGTTGTCTGAATTCCGACCAGGGACCAGTGGTGGTGCACTGCAGCGCCGGCATCGGACGCTCTGGGACCTTTTGTCTTGTGGACACCTGCCTCTTACTG ATGTCCATCCGTAAGGACCCGTCTTCAGTGAGTATTCGTGATGTGCTGCTGGAAATGCGACGCTATCGAATGGGCTTGATTCAGACAGCAGATCAACTTCGCTTCTCCTACCTTGCTGTCATTGAAGGTGCCAAGTACATCAAGGGAGATGCATCTCTGCAG GAGTGGAAAGAGCTCTCAAACGAGGAAGATGATCCTCCAGAGTTCACCCCTccgcctcctcttcctcctcccagAGACCCTCACAACTGCAAAGTTGAGCCATCCTTTTTCCCCgaaaatgttaaaatcattCAACAGATGGAAATCCACAGTCTGGG GACCTCACAAGAGTCGGAGCTGCGAAAGAGGAACGTTGCCGCCCCCCAGCCTCCTCCTGCCGGTGCTGAGCAGCTCGATGACCACATGGGTATCGTAGATCATACCTCCAAAGCTCCAACCAAATCCCAGCAGCTGGAGACGGAGGAGGCAGTGGAGCAGCCAAAAGAAAGCTCTCCTGTTCCGGGGACTTGGTCCCCTCTACTAACCAACGTGTGCCTGTGCACGGCGCTGGCTCTCAGTGCTTACGTCTGTTATCGAGCCTGTTTCCACTGA